The Zingiber officinale cultivar Zhangliang chromosome 9A, Zo_v1.1, whole genome shotgun sequence genome window below encodes:
- the LOC122020032 gene encoding uncharacterized protein LOC122020032 isoform X2 produces the protein MATKMQSKSYLPGYCSTQAVENTSSWFGYYQDEKPSSHLCSNYVQSLVNSCSENDKEMLKHTMLEHDMIFHNQVYELHRLYKTQKDLMTKFQTRGLYGSSIVAEASLSNSFTSQMQSECLEKRSQTSHHVGNNSYGKTVLACNDRFHFCFTREDSVQSHPNPLLNGDSEKDSKELGPEKQKKFDLHLPAHVYIDIEDTDESDQKIFSVLPYTPSIPKNATYSFSNENDAKLTIGSIHKEDQRVSNLLTQINISTCSMIDLNKPAKGVNSEGPSNSRSLHLLGLKTHSESNEMHHSSVRSSTSISDRHCVQQISSDYLYTDVLPKREWPLCRLECGKSSNSVDFLARTSANSNTPTVMHGNLQLNTNTHRNNQTLPFSHCPEKWSGQKLSARVTHFNSSVPASVTTPQAGLISPAPTFVSSWAKPSTSTNDKSSVVQALPSFRPSSNPSNESLSIANQFPITCEKSGSSRNSITGLKHGIWVSRTNFFCHGTHHCSDATHLKHNYVKQDQNDHHNQTLHSNLPKDDQNGYLRRDLETSMNINLNQAYQNVTEDNHSVRVDTCDHLAESKYGKLSLPSWLNDRTYFGESNDFKQLATKVDYSFLNRRVQLSSRTHAVTPEVEREEERLISPGKEEHLNNSTKILKNDDNMILTDLDFVTEKKTHIGDLYSAICDGKNIERVRNHINLNVEFPCVAHPRLSEELHDCEVVTSPHSSPTFSAKTNVINLETPISQSEMGSLNQHNHIPSCKKDASEELVHSGNTLQLAAQNLIDLSRDWRYCSDRITPNMLVKAAYDTLSWLAEVVASRSAENPNLISDGVDCSTQSSGDDDIDIFEAMTLNLKEIEMDQSQPKEINNKDDKEDTEDTGAASMLFTKPRRGQARKRRQRRDFQNDILPSLTSLSRHEVTEDLQNISEMMKASGRPWQTSSTRRNKCRNEMKPQTSRQPRDLTITIGEVQASESSMIGLGRTTSRLRRQSCPPGALPAST, from the exons GTGTATGAACTTCATCGTCTCTATAAAACACAGAAGGACCTTATGACCAAGTTTCAAACTAGAGGACTCTATGGATCATCTATTGTTGCAGAAGCATCACTTTCAAACTCTTTTACATCTCAAATGCAATCTGAGTGCCTTGAAAAGAGATCACAGACATCCCATCATGTAGGAAACAACAGCTATGGAAAGACAGTTCTTGCTTGTAATGATAGATTCCACTTTTGTTTCACTAGGGAAGATAGTGTTCAATCTCATCCCAATCCATTACTGAATGGAGATTCTGAAAAGGACAGCAAGGAACTAGGCCCTGAGAAGCAGAAAAAGTTTGACCTTCACCTTCCAGCTCATGTATATATAGACATTGAAGATACTGATGAATCAGATCAGAAAATATTTTCTGTGCTTCCATACACTCCTAGTATTCCCAAGAATGCAACTTACTCTTTCTCCAATGAGAATGATGCAAAACTAACTATAGGGAGTATTCATAAAGAGGATCAGCGCGTATCGAACTTGCTTACGCAGATCAACATATCAACCTGCAGCATGATTGATTTAAATAAGCCTGCAAAAGGTGTAAATTCAGAAGGACCTTCAAACTCACGATCTCTTCACTTGCTTGGCTTGAAGACACACAGTGAATCAAATGAAATGCACCATTCATCTGTGAGATCAAGTACTAGTATCAGTGACAGGCATTGTGTTCAACAGATTTCATCAGATTACTTGTATACAGATGTACTTCCAAAAAGAGAATGGCCTTTGTGTAGACTTGAATGCG GTAAAAGTAGCAATTCTGTGGATTTTCTTGCTCGAACCTCTGCTAACAGTAACACCCCAACAGTGATGCATGGGAATTTGCAGTTGAACACTAACACACATAGAAATAATCAAACTCTTCCATTTTCTCATTGCCCAGAGAAATGGTCCGGACAAAAGCTATCAGCCAGAGTCACTCACTTCAATAGCTCGGTGCCTGCTTCTGTCACAACTCCGCAGGCTGGTTTAATCAGTCCTGCACCTACATTTGTTTCATCTTGGGCAAAACCTTCAACAAGCACGAATGACAAGTCATCTGTAGTTCAAGCTCTTCCTTCTTTTCGTCCATCATCAAATCCTAGTAATGAGAGTTTGTCTATCGCCAATCAATTTCCTATCACTTGTGAAAAGAGTGGGAGTTCTAGGAACTCAATCACAGGCCTCAAACATGGTATTTGGGTCTCTCGCACAAATTTTTTTTGCCATGGTACTCATCATTGTTCTGATGCCACACATCTAAAGCACAACTATGTTAAACAAGACCAGAATGATCATCATAATCAAACTCTTCATAGCAATCTACCAAAGGATGATCAGAATGGTTACCTGAGAAGGGACTTGGAAACCTCAATGaatataaacctaaatcaagCATATCAGAATGTCACTGAAGACAATCATTCTGTCAGAGTGGATACCTGTGATCATCTTGCCGAGAGCAAATACGGTAAATTGTCATTGCCATCATGGCTCAACGATAGAACATATTTTGGCGAGTCCAATGACTTTAAGCAGCTTGCTACCAAGGTAGATTATAGCTTCTTGAATAGACGTGTGCAACTCAGTTCAAGGACACATGCTGTTACTCCAGAAGTCGAGAGGGAAGAGGAGAGATTAATTTCTCCGGGTAAGGAAGAACATCTAAACAACAGTACAAAGATCTTGAAAAATGATGACAACATGATTCTTACAGACTTGGACTTTGTGACGGAGAAAAAGACTCACATCGGTGATTTGTATAGTGCAATATGTGATGGAAAGAACATAGAAAGGGTTAGGAATCACATTAATTTGAATGTTGAGTTTCCATGTGTAGCTCATCCTAGGCTATCAGAGGAACTCCATGATTGTGAGGTAGTGACTTCGCCGCACTCTTCACCAACCTTCTCTGCAAAAACTAATGTCATCAATTTGGAAACACCGATATCTCAATCTGAAATGGGCAGCTTAAATCAGCATAACCATATTCCATCATGCAAGAAAGATGCTTCAGAAGAACTGGTCCATTCTGGCAATACACTTCAATTGGCTGCCCAGAACTTAATTGATCTCTCCAGGGATTGGCGTTAttgctcggacaggatcactcctAACATGTTAGTAAAAGCTGCATATGACACCTTGTCATGGCTTGCAGAGGTTGTTGCATCCCGCAGTGCAGAAAATCCAAATCTGATATCCGATGGCGTAGATTGCAGCACTCAATCTTCAGGCGATGATGATATTGATATATTTGAGGCCATGACTCTAAATCTGAAAGAGATTGAGATGGATCAATCTCAGCCCAAGGAAATCAACAACAAAGATGACAAAGAAGACACGGAAGATACTGGAGCAGCCTCCATGCTTTTCACAAAGCCTCGGCGCGGCCAGGCAAGAAAGAGAAGGCAGAGAAGGGACTTCCAGAACGATATCCTCCCCAGCCTCACATCATTGTCAAGGCACGAAGTGACAGAGGATCTTCAAAACATCAGTGAGATGATGAAAGCATCAGGTAGGCCTTGGCAGACAAGCTCAACAAGAAGAAAcaaatgcagaaatgaaatgAAGCCTCAAACAAGTAGGCAACCCAGAGATTTAACCATCACCATTGGGGAGGTTCAGGCCAGTGAAAGCAGTATGATTGGATTGGGGAGGACAACAAGCCGACTTCGTCGACAAAGTTGCCCACCTGGTGCTCTCCCTGCTTCAACATGA